CGCTGACCGCCCAGTGACCGGGAACGAAGGCGTTCGGCCGTCTCAGTATTCCGTGCCCCGACGGGCTCGCTGCCCGGCGTCGATGGGGTGTTTCTCTTTTCCGACGCGCGTCACGAGATCCGCGACATCGTAGACGTACTCGGGTTTCGTGTGGCTCCCCGTTAACACGAGTTCGAGGTTGTCGGGTTTCGCGTCGACGAGTTCGAGCACGTCCGCCTCGTCGAGCAACCCCTGGTCGACGGCGTACAGCACCTCGTCGAGGATGACCATGTGAACGCCGTCCTCGGGCGGACCGTCGAGCGGGAGCGGAGAGTCGAGGTCCACCTCGTCCGCAGCGGCGAGGAGCTCCGTCGCGCGTTCGAGCCCGCCCCGCGCCTTCGCGCGATGGTCGTCGTCGTCGCTGCCGTCTCTGAGACCATGCCAGCCGTAGTGGCCGGTGTTCTCGTAGCTGTACCCGGGCATCGCCGTGACGGCGTTGTACTCGCCGCGGACGGCGTCAACGCTGTCCGCGCCGCCCTTCATGAACTGAAGCATGTGGACGCGGAAGCCGTGACCCGCGGCGCGGAAGCCCATCCCCATCGCGGCGGTAGTTTTCCCCTTCCCGTCGCCCCACCACACCTGCACGAGGCCGAACTCCTCGGGGGTACTCGGTTCGATGGTGTGGGCCTCGGGAGTGACGCCGCGGCCGGGGGTGTTCTTGCGTAGTTCCTCGGTCTGTGAGTTATCTTCGGTCATCGTTCGTCGTCTCGGAAGTCGTCTTGACGGTCGGTCAGTTCGAGGTACAGCGCCGCGCTCCACGAGAAACGGTCGCTCCCGCGACCCTCGCCCGTCTCCGGGTTGAAGTACTCGCGAAAGCCCTCGCGCTCGACGAGGCGGCGGCTGTCTCGGTCGATTCGGTCGGCGAGGTCGGTCGCGCCGTAGCGGCGCAGACCGTCGGCGACGAGCCAGTTCGTGTTTATCCACACCGGCCCGCGCCAGTAGCGGTCGGGGTCGAACGCGTCGCCGACGTAGGAGGGGGCGGCGAACTCGAAGGCGAGAAACTCCTTGCGGAGCGTCCGGCGGTGCCGTTCGAACCGCTCGTTCGTCGGAATTTCGCCGAACAGGCTCGCGAGTCCCGCCACCGAGTTCGCTCGGAGTTTGCGGTCGCCGACGCGGTCGTAGGAGACGAACGTCCCCAGTTCGTCGTCCCAGAGTCGGTCGCGAATCGCTTCTCGGGACTGTTCGGCCTGCTCGCGCCACATCGCTGCCGCCGCGTCGTCGCCCCGGGCGGCGGACAGCACCGCGAAGTCGTCGCAGGCGCGGACGAAGATGGCGTTCGTCAGCGCGTCCTCGACGAGGAACGGACAGGACTCCCGGAGGTCGAACTCGTCCCAGTCGGCGGCGCGGGCCGCGCGGACGAGCGCGACGTAGCGGTCGTAGTCCCAGTCGGTCGGCCGCTGGTCCGCCAGGTCGTCGGATTTGCGGTCCTCGCGCTCGTACTCGACCGCGCCGGGGTCGAACGCCTCGAGCGGGTCGGTCCACGCGGGCGAGTCGTCCATCCCCGTCTCCCACGGGTGGCGGACGTAGACCACCTTTCGGTCGAACGACCGCTCGCGGATCCACCACTCTAAGTGGCGTTCGAGAGCGGGGTAGACGCGTTCGAGAAACTCGTCGTCGCCGGTCGTCTCGTAGACGCGCCGCGCCGCGGGAACGACCATCGGCGGTTGGGTGATGCCGCTGGTGGCGACCTCTTCGACGTCGACGCCCCACTCCTTGGGGCCGGGGAAGTAGCCCTCGGCGTCGGTGTGGAAGACAATGTGCGGAAGAAGGCCGTTCTCCCACGTCGCCGCGCAGAGCGTCTCCAGTTCCGCTTTCGCTGCTTCAGGCTCGACGCCGGCAAGGCCGAGCGCGATGAACGCCGAGTCCCAGTTCCACTGGAACGGATAGAGCGTCGCCGA
This genomic stretch from Haloprofundus salilacus harbors:
- a CDS encoding cob(I)yrinic acid a,c-diamide adenosyltransferase yields the protein MTEDNSQTEELRKNTPGRGVTPEAHTIEPSTPEEFGLVQVWWGDGKGKTTAAMGMGFRAAGHGFRVHMLQFMKGGADSVDAVRGEYNAVTAMPGYSYENTGHYGWHGLRDGSDDDDHRAKARGGLERATELLAAADEVDLDSPLPLDGPPEDGVHMVILDEVLYAVDQGLLDEADVLELVDAKPDNLELVLTGSHTKPEYVYDVADLVTRVGKEKHPIDAGQRARRGTEY
- a CDS encoding amylo-alpha-1,6-glucosidase — encoded protein: MDDGRDENLTDGRAATAERRAEALDVLESNRAEGYTVPSATLYPFQWNWDSAFIALGLAGVEPEAAKAELETLCAATWENGLLPHIVFHTDAEGYFPGPKEWGVDVEEVATSGITQPPMVVPAARRVYETTGDDEFLERVYPALERHLEWWIRERSFDRKVVYVRHPWETGMDDSPAWTDPLEAFDPGAVEYEREDRKSDDLADQRPTDWDYDRYVALVRAARAADWDEFDLRESCPFLVEDALTNAIFVRACDDFAVLSAARGDDAAAAMWREQAEQSREAIRDRLWDDELGTFVSYDRVGDRKLRANSVAGLASLFGEIPTNERFERHRRTLRKEFLAFEFAAPSYVGDAFDPDRYWRGPVWINTNWLVADGLRRYGATDLADRIDRDSRRLVEREGFREYFNPETGEGRGSDRFSWSAALYLELTDRQDDFRDDER